The window AAACCAGTATCATCTTTGACACAGTCCCCGGTGCTAGAACTTAAACCATTGCCTAGCCATTTAAAATATGCCTATCTTGGAATAGATGATACTTTGCCaataattatctcttcttccttgacaGGTGATCAGGAGCAACAGCTCCTAAGCGTGCTGAGAGAGCACAAGGAGGCAATAGGATGGACTATTGCAGATATCAAAGGGATCAGCCCTTTGATTTGCACTCACAGGATAATGTTGGAAGCTGAGTGCAAACCCATAGTGCAACCATAGAGGCGACTTAACCCAACTCTCAAAGAGGTAGTGAAGAAAGAAGTGCTTAAACTGTTGGATGCAGGTATTATCTATCCTATCTCAGATAGTAAATGGGTTAGTCCTGTTCAAGTAGTGCCCAAAAAGGGTGGTATGACTGTGGTTAAAAATGAGGTCAATAAATTAATCCCGACTCGTACTGTGACTGGGTGGAGAGTTTGTATAGATTACAGGAAACTAAATGATGCTACCCGTAAAGACCATTTCCCCCTCCCCTTCATTGATCAGATGCTAGAAAAACTTGCAGggcatgattattattgttttctagaTGGTTATTCTggttacaatcagattcatatAGCACCCGAGGACCAGGAGAAAACCACATTTACTTGTCCTTATGGCACTTTTGCCTTTAGGagaatgcctttcggtctctgtAATGCACCTGCCACTTTCCAGAGGTGCATGATGTCTATATTTTCTGACATGttagagaattttattgaaatatttatggatgatttctctgtttttgggaagtcatttgaatctTGTCTGACAAATTTAGGCTGTGTGCTTAAAAGATGTAAGGAGACTAATCTGCTTCTGAACTGGGAGAAATGTCATTTTATGGTAAGAGAGGGTATAGTCTTAGGTCACAAGGTGTCAAAGAAAGGGATTGAAGTTGATCGAGCAAAAGTGGAGATAATAGAGAAGTTGCCACCACCCACTTCAACAAAAGgagtaaggagcttcttaggacatgCTGGCTTCTACAGGAGATTTATCAaggacttttctaaaatctctagacctctttgtaatttacttgaaaaagattctgcttttgtttttaatgacaattgtttgcaggcattcaatttattgaaggaGAAACTC of the Punica granatum isolate Tunisia-2019 chromosome 6, ASM765513v2, whole genome shotgun sequence genome contains:
- the LOC116210042 gene encoding uncharacterized protein LOC116210042 yields the protein MESVLRDLDDWSDDDEHEEESVEKVSEIKARYYEELGTSATKPVSSLTQSPVLELKPLPSHLKYAYLGIDDTLPIIISSSLTGDQEQQLLSVLREHKEAIGWTIADIKGISPLICTHRIMLEAECKPIVQP